From the genome of Papaver somniferum cultivar HN1 chromosome 2, ASM357369v1, whole genome shotgun sequence, one region includes:
- the LOC113354122 gene encoding uncharacterized protein LOC113354122: MLILNSCSSLHTCPKLILLGNRQVQFSAAFSVTLPCYTQTRTSLLVAKAERNDRSKNHEFPIDIEAFNVDDDNEIRNNEFPPHPKFMEGSGGKEETDYDRDPEFAEILGDLLDNPDKAQSRVEERIRKKRNKVLQAKTGSAVPMKVTFNGFDFSSSYIWFEFYNAPLPSDVSLICDTIRSWHIVGRLGGCNSMNMQLSQSPMDKRPTYDAIRGANVSPTTFYNIGDFEIQDNVARIWMDIGTSEPLLLDVLINALSQISSDHIGIKQLVFGGSEFESWKENLTSEAAGCSVHKI, translated from the exons ATGCTTATCCTGAACTCTTGTTCTTCACTGCATACATGTCCAAAGCTTATTTTGTTAGGCAACCGGCAAGTCCAGTTTTCTGCAGCTTTTTCTGTTACTCTTCCTTGTTATACTCAAACAAGGACATCTCTCTTAGTTGCTAAAGCAGAGCGAAATGATAGAAGTAAAAACCATGAGTTTCCGATAGATATTGAAGCATTTAATGTTGATGATGACAATGAGATACGTAATAATGAGTTCCCGCCCCACCCTAAATTTATGGAGGGTTCAGGGGGAAAGGAAGAAACAGATTATGATCGAGACCCCGAGTTTGCAGAAATTCTAGGTGATTTGTTGGATAACCCGGATAAGGCACAATCTCGT GTGGAGGAAAGAataaggaagaaaagaaacaaagtaTTGCAGGCCAAAACTGGTTCCGCAGTACCCATGAAAGTAACATTCAACGG ATTTGATTTTTCAAGCTCTTACATTTGGTTTGAATTCTACAATGCTCCTCTACCAAGTGATGTTTCCTTAATTTGCGAT ACAATTAGATCATGGCACATTGTTGGACGTCTTGGTGGATGCAATTCCATGAACATGCAG TTGTCACAATCTCCCATGGATAAAAGACCAACTTATGATGCCATACGAGGAGCAAATGTGTCACCAACCACATTTTACAACATTGGGGACTTTGAGATTCAAGATAATGTAGCGCGCATCTG GATGGATATCGGTACCAGTGAACCATTGCTTCTAGATGTCTTGATAAATGCCTTATCCCAGATAAGCTCTGA tCACATTGGAATTAAGCAATTAGTATTTGGTGGATCTGAATTCGAGAGCTGGAAAGAGAATCTGACATCAGAAGCTGCAGGTTGCAGTGTTCACAAGATTTAA